From Oryza sativa Japonica Group chromosome 4, ASM3414082v1, one genomic window encodes:
- the LOC4336705 gene encoding homeobox-leucine zipper protein ROC4 has product MQFPFSGAGPGVFTSSPALSLALADAVAGRNSGGGGKMVTAAHGGVGGGGGGGRAKARDALEVENEMSRSGSDHLDVVSCGDAGGGGGDDDDDEDAEHGNPPKRKKRYHRHTPQQIQELEAMFKECPHPDEKQRAELSKRLGLEPRQVKFWFQNRRTQMKMQLERHENSLLKQENDKLRSENLSIREATSNAVCVGCGGPAMLGEVSLEEHHLRVENARLKDELSRVCALAAKFLGKSISVMAPPQMHQPHPVPGSSLELAVGGIGSMPSATMPISTITDFAGAMSSSMGTVITPMKSEAEPSAMAGIDKSLFLELAMSAMDELVKMAQMGDPLWIPGASVPSSPAKESLNFEEYLNTFPPCIGVKPEGYVSEASRESGIVIIDDGAALVETLMDERRWSDMFSCMIAKASTTEEISTGVAGSRNGALLLMQAELQVLSPLVPIREVKFLRFSKQLADGVWAVVDVSADELMRDQGITSASSTANMNCRRLPSGCVLQDTPNGFVKVTWVEHTEYDEASVHPLYRPLLRSGLALGAGRWIATLQRQCECLALLMSSIALPENDSSAIHPEGKRSMLKLARRMTDNFCAGVSTSSTREWSKLVGLTGNIGEDVHVMARKSVDEPGTPPGVVLSAATSVWMPVMPERLFNFLHNKGLRAEWDILSNGGPMQEVTSIAKGQQNGNTVCLLKASPTKDKQNSMLILQETCADASGSMVVYAPVDIPAMHLVMSGGDSSCVALLPSGFAILPAGPSIGADHKMGGSLLTVAFQILANSQPSAKLTVESVETVSNLISCTIKKIKTALHCDV; this is encoded by the exons ATGCAGTTCCCGTTCTCCGGCGCTGGCCCGGGCGTCTTCACGTCATCGCCGGCGCTCTCCCTCGCGCTG GCGGACGCGGTGGCAGGCCggaacagcggcggcggtgggaagATGGTTACCGCGGcccatggcggcgtcggcggaggaggaggaggaggacgcgcgaAGGCGAGGGACGCGTTGGAGGTGGAGAACGAGATGAGCCGGTCCGGGAGCGACCACCTCGACGTCGTCTCTtgcggcgacgcgggcggcggcggcggcgacgacgacgatgacgaggacgCCGAGCACGGCAACCCGCCCAAGCGCAAGAAGCGGTACCACCGCCACACGCCGCAGCAGATCCAAGAGCTGGAAGC GATGTTCAAGGAATGCCCCCACCCAGACGAGAAGCAGCGCGCCGAGCTGAGCAAGCGGCTCGGCCTCGAACCCCGGCAGGTCAAGTTCTGGTTCCAGAATCGGCGAACGCAGATGAAG ATGCAACTGGAGCGACACGAGAACTCGCTGCTGAAGCAGGAGAACGATAAGCTGCGGTCCGAGAACCTGTCAATCCGGGAGGCCACGAGCAACGCGGTGTGCGTTGGCTGCGGCGGCCCGGCGATGCTCGGGGAGGTGTCCCTGGAGGAGCACCACCTTCGCGTCGAGAACGCGAGGCTCAAGGACGAGCTCAGCCGAGTGTGCGCGCTCGCCGCCAAGTTCCTTGGCAAGTCCATCTCTGTCATGGCGCCACCGCAGATGCATCAGCCTCATCCTGTGCCAGGCTCGTCGCTGGAGCTTGCGGTTGGGGGTATCGGTTCGATGCCATCAGCCACGATGCCCATCTCGACGATCACTGATTTTGCTGGCGCCATGTCCAGTTCAATGGGCACGGTGATCACGCCCATGAAGTCTGAGGCTGAACCATCGGCAATGGCTGGCATTGACAAGTCCTTGTTCTTGGAGCTAGCAATGAGTGCAATGGATGAGCTAGTCAAGATGGCTCAGATGGGGGATCCGCTATGGATTCCAGGTGCCTCCGTACCTTCCTCGCCGGCAAAGGAGAGTCTAAACTTCGAGGAGTACCTAAACACCTTCCCACCTTGCATCGGGGTGAAGCCTGAAGGGTATGTATCAGAGGCATCTAGAGAATCTGGCATTGTCATCATTGACGATGGCGCCGCGCTTGTGGAGACCCTCATGGATGAG CGACGGTGGTCCGATATGTTCTCATGCATGATTGCCAAGGCATCAACCACTGAGGAGATTTCTACTGGTGTTGCTGGGAGTAGAAATGGTGCATTGCTTCTT ATGCAGGCAGAGCTACAGGTGCTTTCTCCTCTTGTGCCTATTAGAGAGGTGAAGTTTCTCAGGTTCTCCAAACAGCTGGCTGATGGTGTATGGGCTGTAGTGGACGTTTCGGCTGATGAATTGATGAGGGATCAGGGCATTACTTCTGCATCCTCGACTGCAAACATGAACTGCCGAAGGCTGCCTTCTGGTTGTGTGCTGCAGGACACTCCAAATGGGTTTGTTAAG GTCACATGGGTTGAACATACAGAATATGATGAGGCATCTGTGCACCCGCTCTACCGGCCTCTTCTCCGGTCTGGTCTTGCCCTTGGTGCAGGGCGATGGATCGCGACATTACAGCGGCAGTGCGAATGCTTGGCCCTTCTCATGTCTTCTATTGCATTGCCAGAGAACGACTCATCAG CTATCCATCCTGAAGGTAAACGGAGCATGTTGAAGTTGGCAAGGAGGATGACGGACAACTTCTGTGCAGGGGTGAGCACATCATCTACCCGTGAATGGAGCAAACTGGTTGGATTGACAGGCAACATTGGGGAGGATGTGCATGTAATGGCGCGGAAGAGTGTGGATGAACCTGGAACGCCGCCAGGTGTGGTGCTTAGTGCTGCTACATCTGTGTGGATGCCTGTGATGCCTGAACGGCTCTTCAACTTCTTGCACAACAAGGGGCTGCGTGCTGAATGGGATATCCTCAGCAATGGTGGCCCTATGCAGGAGGTGACAAGCATTGCCAAGGGGCAACAGAATGGCAATACCGTATGTCTACTGAAGGCTAGT CCCACCAAAGACAAGCAGAACAGCATGCTGATCCTACAGGAGACGTGTGCAGACGCATCCGGTTCAATGGTTGTGTATGCTCCTGTAGACATCCCAGCAATGCACCTTGTCATGAGTGGTGGGGATTCGTCATGCGTCGCCCTTCTTCCATCAGGTTTTGCCATCCTGCCTGCTGGGCCTAGCATCGGCGCAGATCACAAGATGGGCGGTTCATTGCTCACCGTTGCATTCCAGATACTTGCCAACAGCCAGCCCAGTGCTAAGCTCACGGTGGAGTCAGTCGAGACCGTGAGCAACCTTATCTCCTGCACCATCAAGAAGATCAAGACGGCGCTGCATTGCGACGTGTGA
- the LOC4336705 gene encoding homeobox-leucine zipper protein ROC4: MQFPFSGAGPGVFTSSPALSLALADAVAGRNSGGGGKMVTAAHGGVGGGGGGGRAKARDALEVENEMSRSGSDHLDVVSCGDAGGGGGDDDDDEDAEHGNPPKRKKRYHRHTPQQIQELEAMFKECPHPDEKQRAELSKRLGLEPRQVKFWFQNRRTQMKMQLERHENSLLKQENDKLRSENLSIREATSNAVCVGCGGPAMLGEVSLEEHHLRVENARLKDELSRVCALAAKFLGKSISVMAPPQMHQPHPVPGSSLELAVGGIGSMPSATMPISTITDFAGAMSSSMGTVITPMKSEAEPSAMAGIDKSLFLELAMSAMDELVKMAQMGDPLWIPGASVPSSPAKESLNFEEYLNTFPPCIGVKPEGYVSEASRESGIVIIDDGAALVETLMDERRWSDMFSCMIAKASTTEEISTGVAGSRNGALLLVSDEHSVMQAELQVLSPLVPIREVKFLRFSKQLADGVWAVVDVSADELMRDQGITSASSTANMNCRRLPSGCVLQDTPNGFVKVTWVEHTEYDEASVHPLYRPLLRSGLALGAGRWIATLQRQCECLALLMSSIALPENDSSAIHPEGKRSMLKLARRMTDNFCAGVSTSSTREWSKLVGLTGNIGEDVHVMARKSVDEPGTPPGVVLSAATSVWMPVMPERLFNFLHNKGLRAEWDILSNGGPMQEVTSIAKGQQNGNTVCLLKASPTKDKQNSMLILQETCADASGSMVVYAPVDIPAMHLVMSGGDSSCVALLPSGFAILPAGPSIGADHKMGGSLLTVAFQILANSQPSAKLTVESVETVSNLISCTIKKIKTALHCDV, encoded by the exons ATGCAGTTCCCGTTCTCCGGCGCTGGCCCGGGCGTCTTCACGTCATCGCCGGCGCTCTCCCTCGCGCTG GCGGACGCGGTGGCAGGCCggaacagcggcggcggtgggaagATGGTTACCGCGGcccatggcggcgtcggcggaggaggaggaggaggacgcgcgaAGGCGAGGGACGCGTTGGAGGTGGAGAACGAGATGAGCCGGTCCGGGAGCGACCACCTCGACGTCGTCTCTtgcggcgacgcgggcggcggcggcggcgacgacgacgatgacgaggacgCCGAGCACGGCAACCCGCCCAAGCGCAAGAAGCGGTACCACCGCCACACGCCGCAGCAGATCCAAGAGCTGGAAGC GATGTTCAAGGAATGCCCCCACCCAGACGAGAAGCAGCGCGCCGAGCTGAGCAAGCGGCTCGGCCTCGAACCCCGGCAGGTCAAGTTCTGGTTCCAGAATCGGCGAACGCAGATGAAG ATGCAACTGGAGCGACACGAGAACTCGCTGCTGAAGCAGGAGAACGATAAGCTGCGGTCCGAGAACCTGTCAATCCGGGAGGCCACGAGCAACGCGGTGTGCGTTGGCTGCGGCGGCCCGGCGATGCTCGGGGAGGTGTCCCTGGAGGAGCACCACCTTCGCGTCGAGAACGCGAGGCTCAAGGACGAGCTCAGCCGAGTGTGCGCGCTCGCCGCCAAGTTCCTTGGCAAGTCCATCTCTGTCATGGCGCCACCGCAGATGCATCAGCCTCATCCTGTGCCAGGCTCGTCGCTGGAGCTTGCGGTTGGGGGTATCGGTTCGATGCCATCAGCCACGATGCCCATCTCGACGATCACTGATTTTGCTGGCGCCATGTCCAGTTCAATGGGCACGGTGATCACGCCCATGAAGTCTGAGGCTGAACCATCGGCAATGGCTGGCATTGACAAGTCCTTGTTCTTGGAGCTAGCAATGAGTGCAATGGATGAGCTAGTCAAGATGGCTCAGATGGGGGATCCGCTATGGATTCCAGGTGCCTCCGTACCTTCCTCGCCGGCAAAGGAGAGTCTAAACTTCGAGGAGTACCTAAACACCTTCCCACCTTGCATCGGGGTGAAGCCTGAAGGGTATGTATCAGAGGCATCTAGAGAATCTGGCATTGTCATCATTGACGATGGCGCCGCGCTTGTGGAGACCCTCATGGATGAG CGACGGTGGTCCGATATGTTCTCATGCATGATTGCCAAGGCATCAACCACTGAGGAGATTTCTACTGGTGTTGCTGGGAGTAGAAATGGTGCATTGCTTCTTGTGAGTGATGAACATTCTGTT ATGCAGGCAGAGCTACAGGTGCTTTCTCCTCTTGTGCCTATTAGAGAGGTGAAGTTTCTCAGGTTCTCCAAACAGCTGGCTGATGGTGTATGGGCTGTAGTGGACGTTTCGGCTGATGAATTGATGAGGGATCAGGGCATTACTTCTGCATCCTCGACTGCAAACATGAACTGCCGAAGGCTGCCTTCTGGTTGTGTGCTGCAGGACACTCCAAATGGGTTTGTTAAG GTCACATGGGTTGAACATACAGAATATGATGAGGCATCTGTGCACCCGCTCTACCGGCCTCTTCTCCGGTCTGGTCTTGCCCTTGGTGCAGGGCGATGGATCGCGACATTACAGCGGCAGTGCGAATGCTTGGCCCTTCTCATGTCTTCTATTGCATTGCCAGAGAACGACTCATCAG CTATCCATCCTGAAGGTAAACGGAGCATGTTGAAGTTGGCAAGGAGGATGACGGACAACTTCTGTGCAGGGGTGAGCACATCATCTACCCGTGAATGGAGCAAACTGGTTGGATTGACAGGCAACATTGGGGAGGATGTGCATGTAATGGCGCGGAAGAGTGTGGATGAACCTGGAACGCCGCCAGGTGTGGTGCTTAGTGCTGCTACATCTGTGTGGATGCCTGTGATGCCTGAACGGCTCTTCAACTTCTTGCACAACAAGGGGCTGCGTGCTGAATGGGATATCCTCAGCAATGGTGGCCCTATGCAGGAGGTGACAAGCATTGCCAAGGGGCAACAGAATGGCAATACCGTATGTCTACTGAAGGCTAGT CCCACCAAAGACAAGCAGAACAGCATGCTGATCCTACAGGAGACGTGTGCAGACGCATCCGGTTCAATGGTTGTGTATGCTCCTGTAGACATCCCAGCAATGCACCTTGTCATGAGTGGTGGGGATTCGTCATGCGTCGCCCTTCTTCCATCAGGTTTTGCCATCCTGCCTGCTGGGCCTAGCATCGGCGCAGATCACAAGATGGGCGGTTCATTGCTCACCGTTGCATTCCAGATACTTGCCAACAGCCAGCCCAGTGCTAAGCTCACGGTGGAGTCAGTCGAGACCGTGAGCAACCTTATCTCCTGCACCATCAAGAAGATCAAGACGGCGCTGCATTGCGACGTGTGA